In one window of Mucilaginibacter auburnensis DNA:
- a CDS encoding ABC transporter permease — MTDLSEKEWDIEISAKSPVLNLGLKDVWHYRDLLVLLVRRDFVSFYKQTILGPIWFFVQPAITIIIYTIVFGNLAGIPVDGIPKPLFYLAGTVIWNYFAECILKTSTVFKDNASMLGKVYFPRLIMPLSIVLSNLIRFGVQLLLFVLVMLCYALSGSVFQPNFYLLLFPLLILMVAALGLGLGMLISAVTTKYRDLAFVVTFGVPLLMYTTTVIYPLSVVMEKYPAYSWLIKFNPVTAVIETVRYGFFSKGSFSWELLTYSSIVTACILLLGIVVFNRVGKSFVDTV; from the coding sequence ATGACAGATCTTTCTGAAAAGGAATGGGATATTGAAATTAGTGCCAAAAGCCCGGTTTTAAATTTGGGGTTAAAGGATGTATGGCATTACCGCGACCTTTTGGTTTTACTTGTACGGCGTGATTTCGTATCATTTTATAAACAAACCATCTTGGGTCCTATTTGGTTTTTTGTTCAGCCCGCTATCACTATAATCATATATACAATAGTTTTTGGCAATCTGGCCGGCATACCTGTTGATGGCATTCCTAAACCGCTGTTTTACCTGGCCGGAACCGTTATATGGAACTACTTTGCCGAATGCATACTTAAAACCTCCACGGTTTTTAAAGATAATGCTTCCATGTTAGGTAAGGTTTATTTTCCCCGCTTAATAATGCCGCTAAGTATTGTGCTCTCTAACCTTATACGTTTTGGGGTTCAGCTTTTACTGTTTGTTTTAGTAATGCTGTGTTACGCCTTGTCGGGTTCGGTATTTCAACCTAACTTCTATCTGTTATTATTTCCGTTATTAATACTGATGGTGGCAGCCTTAGGATTGGGTTTAGGCATGCTTATTTCGGCAGTTACTACCAAATACCGCGACCTTGCATTTGTTGTAACTTTTGGTGTTCCCTTGTTAATGTATACCACAACGGTTATTTACCCCCTCTCGGTAGTAATGGAAAAATATCCCGCTTACAGCTGGTTAATAAAGTTCAATCCGGTTACGGCAGTTATAGAAACAGTGAGGTATGGCTTTTTTAGTAAAGGATCATTTAGCTGGGAGCTGTTAACTTACAGCAGCATTGTAACTGCCTGCATTTTATTATTAGGAATAGTAGTATTTAACAGAGTTGGAAAATCATTTGTTGACACGGTATGA
- a CDS encoding ABC transporter ATP-binding protein, with the protein MMPTVIKVENLSKAYQLGNFGTGTISRDLERAWARFRGKEDPFTRIGETNDRSVKGTSDIVWSLKDINFDIKQGDAVGIIGRNGAGKSTLLKLLSRVTSPTTGSIKIKGRIASLLEVGTGFHPELTGRENIYLNGAILGMRKAEIKRKFDEIVDFSGVERYIDTPVKRYSSGMYVRLAFAVAAHLESEILIVDEVLAVGDAEFQKKCLGKMGDVSKGEGRTVLFVSHNIGSVKSLCTHGIVLNNGMINCFEPINKAIQAYNNQLKATENIKSLFRGNISYKFQFHKVKINKGLDENCLIDINDPISIEIDGTANEMIKRVVFMVAVYQDGTRLFTLREYPDGRMVEKGDFTAEFKIKPRVLRPGEYTIAVGCWGNNEDEWVWGTDVALFTVTGLWTESIRKSDEGIINGEFLRLE; encoded by the coding sequence ATGATGCCTACAGTAATTAAAGTTGAAAATTTATCAAAGGCCTATCAATTAGGCAATTTTGGTACCGGCACCATATCAAGAGATTTGGAACGTGCCTGGGCAAGGTTTAGAGGCAAGGAAGACCCGTTTACCAGAATTGGTGAAACCAATGACAGGTCTGTTAAAGGCACCAGCGATATAGTTTGGAGTTTAAAGGATATAAATTTTGACATAAAACAAGGAGACGCTGTTGGCATAATTGGCAGGAATGGTGCGGGGAAAAGCACATTGCTCAAGTTGTTAAGCAGGGTTACCTCTCCTACTACAGGTTCTATCAAAATAAAAGGGCGTATTGCCAGTTTACTTGAAGTTGGCACCGGTTTCCATCCCGAACTTACCGGAAGAGAGAATATTTATTTGAACGGCGCTATATTGGGTATGCGCAAAGCCGAGATCAAAAGAAAATTTGATGAGATAGTTGATTTTTCGGGCGTTGAGCGGTACATAGATACGCCGGTTAAACGTTACTCATCAGGAATGTATGTACGTTTGGCATTTGCCGTGGCGGCTCACCTCGAATCGGAAATATTAATAGTTGATGAGGTACTGGCAGTGGGCGATGCTGAATTTCAGAAAAAGTGCTTAGGTAAAATGGGCGATGTTAGCAAAGGCGAAGGTCGCACAGTGCTATTTGTCAGCCATAACATCGGGTCGGTAAAATCACTCTGCACGCACGGAATTGTTTTAAATAACGGAATGATCAATTGCTTTGAACCTATTAACAAAGCTATTCAGGCTTACAATAATCAGCTTAAGGCGACCGAAAATATCAAATCATTATTCAGAGGTAACATCAGCTACAAATTTCAATTTCATAAAGTTAAAATTAACAAAGGCCTGGATGAAAACTGTTTAATTGACATAAATGATCCGATAAGCATAGAAATTGATGGCACAGCAAATGAAATGATCAAACGGGTGGTATTTATGGTGGCAGTTTACCAGGATGGAACACGTTTATTTACCCTTAGAGAATATCCGGATGGCAGAATGGTAGAAAAGGGTGACTTTACAGCAGAATTTAAAATTAAACCCCGCGTTTTAAGGCCGGGAGAATATACCATTGCTGTAGGTTGCTGGGGGAACAATGAAGATGAATGGGTTTGGGGAACAGATGTTGCCTTGTTTACTGTAACCGGCCTATGGACCGAAAGCATAAGAAAGTCTGACGAGGGAATTATTAATGGCGAATTTTTGAGACTCGAATAA
- a CDS encoding glycosyltransferase family A protein yields the protein MAKPLISVIIPVYNAALYLQECIESVIAQTWPNLEIIIIDDGSTDESLSVAQQYQHKQINVITQPNGGACKARNRGLKEAKGEYIQFLDADDILSADKIEMQMNDLLNLPGCVGISNTVHFFTGEELNGKKPMQEWYNQAEVMESVDFLLKLYGGDLMGPRYGGMIQPNAWLTPRNVIDEAGFWNEDLTVDDDGEFFCRILLHSKGVKYAANGINFYRKFKTETSLSSHKNERSFISRMLSTDLKYSHLKDLVPNQLLDNIFARQYWDIGINAYPQHIKLSKQAINKAKKLKYSGPKYKSGKLATTLSKIVGWKLVKRVSGFIHSNKKTI from the coding sequence ATGGCTAAACCTTTGATTTCGGTTATAATACCTGTTTACAATGCTGCCCTGTATTTGCAGGAATGCATTGAATCAGTTATTGCGCAAACCTGGCCCAATTTGGAGATCATTATAATTGACGATGGCTCAACAGATGAATCGTTAAGCGTAGCTCAGCAATATCAGCACAAACAAATAAATGTAATAACACAGCCAAATGGCGGCGCATGCAAAGCCCGCAACCGGGGCTTAAAAGAGGCAAAAGGCGAATACATTCAATTTTTGGATGCCGATGATATTTTAAGTGCAGATAAAATTGAAATGCAGATGAACGATCTGCTAAACCTGCCGGGATGCGTAGGCATATCCAACACCGTTCACTTTTTCACCGGCGAAGAGCTAAACGGTAAAAAACCAATGCAGGAATGGTACAATCAGGCTGAAGTGATGGAATCGGTTGACTTTTTATTGAAATTATATGGCGGCGATTTGATGGGGCCGCGATATGGTGGCATGATCCAGCCTAACGCATGGCTAACTCCCCGAAATGTAATTGACGAAGCCGGCTTTTGGAATGAGGACTTAACTGTTGATGACGATGGCGAGTTTTTTTGCCGGATATTACTCCACAGTAAGGGTGTTAAGTACGCAGCAAACGGTATAAATTTTTACCGGAAGTTCAAGACCGAAACATCGCTTTCATCACATAAAAATGAACGATCTTTTATAAGCAGGATGCTTTCAACAGACCTAAAATACAGCCATTTAAAGGACCTTGTACCTAATCAACTGTTGGATAATATTTTTGCGCGCCAGTACTGGGACATAGGCATTAATGCTTACCCTCAGCATATTAAGCTATCAAAACAAGCTATAAACAAGGCTAAAAAACTTAAATACAGTGGGCCAAAATACAAATCGGGCAAACTGGCCACTACTCTTAGTAAAATTGTAGGTTGGAAATTAGTTAAACGCGTATCTGGCTTTATACACAGCAACAAGAAAACCATCTGA
- a CDS encoding PIN domain-containing protein, with protein sequence MNNRNVVTLATGKPVYLDYAVNLAFSFLHWHPQSDIKFYLVTDIPELVPQALASKISVIKINKGELGTGFSPKLQLDKFAPPGQTLFIDSDCLIFGSIEGLFKKFSGNAVSVVGGYISAGEWFGDITAILKKYDLKQMPKFNGGIYYIENGDDAKKVYETARSLEKQYDEIGFVRLRNSPNDEVLMALAMELHGQKPLTDDGTIMSDPQACQGGYTIDVLNGKCTLINPPAPHPLHQAWYPFEKVSPLVIHFLGYYTQHYPYRLEVFKLRKNAEGKLNALNRLTAKFTIAYPEIIKTRFKGLFRPLYRLLFGVRKPTTSPRV encoded by the coding sequence ATGAATAACCGTAACGTAGTTACATTAGCTACGGGGAAGCCGGTATATTTAGATTACGCAGTTAATTTAGCTTTTTCTTTTTTACACTGGCATCCGCAAAGCGATATCAAATTTTACCTGGTTACAGACATACCTGAATTGGTTCCGCAAGCTTTGGCTTCAAAAATATCAGTGATCAAGATCAACAAAGGCGAGCTTGGCACCGGCTTTTCGCCTAAACTACAGCTTGATAAATTTGCCCCGCCGGGGCAAACGCTTTTTATAGATAGTGATTGTTTGATATTTGGAAGTATTGAGGGTCTGTTCAAGAAATTTAGCGGTAATGCCGTTTCAGTAGTTGGCGGTTACATCAGCGCGGGCGAGTGGTTTGGAGACATTACCGCGATATTGAAAAAGTATGATCTTAAGCAAATGCCCAAATTTAATGGTGGCATCTACTACATAGAAAATGGCGACGACGCAAAAAAAGTATATGAAACCGCCCGTTCATTAGAAAAGCAATATGACGAGATAGGTTTTGTGAGGTTAAGGAATAGCCCTAATGATGAAGTATTAATGGCATTAGCCATGGAACTACACGGACAAAAACCCCTGACCGACGATGGCACCATTATGAGCGATCCTCAGGCTTGCCAGGGAGGCTATACCATTGACGTATTAAACGGCAAATGCACACTTATCAATCCACCTGCTCCTCACCCGCTCCACCAGGCGTGGTACCCGTTTGAAAAGGTATCGCCTTTGGTGATCCATTTCCTTGGGTATTACACGCAGCATTACCCATACCGACTGGAAGTGTTTAAGCTAAGGAAAAATGCGGAGGGCAAACTAAATGCATTAAACCGGTTAACAGCCAAATTTACTATTGCTTATCCCGAAATAATAAAAACAAGATTTAAAGGCCTGTTCAGGCCTTTGTACCGTTTGCTTTTTGGCGTGCGCAAACCAACAACATCACCGCGGGTATAG
- a CDS encoding glycosyltransferase family 2 protein, whose translation MDVSIIIPTYNRLWSLPRAVDSCRNTICKTEIIVVDDGSTDGTSDWLKQQQDIVVVSQNNQGQTYAINNGVKLAKGKYMRFLDSDDFLNPEVIDLQFNKAENEAADLVYSGVGSYLEESKVKIPPPEIAPWGDFLEVQLSNRYGSHFLGMLFKTDMVHKAPRRPEFALREDRAFLLEYGLLNPKIAFVNVCAGYWTKHSTQMQGNYSGLKAQVANWQQLTLFKKILSALESSGELTDARKKAACTVLWPLAHWIAIHHLTEAVEVVKWIHQLDPNFQPPEQGMLGKLYKKLGFKNAEKILKLRRSVVNIFR comes from the coding sequence ATGGATGTAAGTATTATTATACCAACTTATAACAGGTTATGGTCGCTTCCCAGAGCTGTAGACAGCTGCCGTAACACTATTTGTAAAACGGAAATAATTGTAGTAGATGATGGCAGTACCGATGGTACAAGCGATTGGCTTAAACAACAGCAGGATATTGTAGTGGTGAGCCAAAATAACCAGGGTCAAACTTACGCTATTAACAACGGTGTTAAATTGGCCAAAGGTAAATACATGAGGTTTCTGGATAGCGACGACTTTTTAAATCCGGAAGTTATAGACCTTCAATTCAACAAGGCCGAAAACGAAGCAGCCGACCTTGTATACTCGGGTGTTGGAAGTTATCTGGAAGAATCAAAAGTTAAAATACCACCGCCTGAGATCGCACCCTGGGGTGATTTTTTAGAAGTGCAGCTCAGCAACAGATACGGTAGTCATTTTTTAGGAATGCTATTTAAAACCGACATGGTGCACAAAGCACCAAGGCGACCGGAATTTGCCTTGCGTGAAGATCGTGCGTTTTTATTGGAGTATGGTTTGTTAAATCCCAAAATTGCGTTTGTAAATGTATGTGCCGGTTACTGGACCAAACACAGCACGCAAATGCAGGGCAATTATTCGGGTTTAAAAGCCCAGGTAGCCAACTGGCAGCAGCTTACTCTTTTTAAAAAGATCCTGTCGGCGCTTGAAAGCAGTGGAGAGTTAACTGATGCACGAAAAAAAGCAGCATGCACCGTTTTATGGCCGCTTGCCCATTGGATAGCTATCCACCATTTAACTGAAGCGGTTGAAGTTGTGAAATGGATACACCAGTTAGACCCCAACTTTCAGCCGCCGGAACAGGGAATGCTGGGAAAACTTTATAAGAAGCTCGGCTTTAAAAACGCGGAAAAAATACTTAAGTTGAGGCGTTCAGTAGTAAACATATTTCGTTGA
- a CDS encoding glycosyltransferase family protein: MKIFLSFLQSSKKHTIAAYDFWQYYLKNGIEETGHEWTEHPDVDWARGLVPQSKPELAAWRSDAWDKTLTYLKAQPADLFLSYLYPEQIDVNAINEIKKMGIPCVNFYCDNVRQFTTVPKQFKVFDLNWVPEHKALPMYKKAGCSFINLPMPMWITPQYRVGKTEKNNKLVFIGSKDVQRVLLFEQIVKRQSDIDLHIYGNGWKGNCSQQLQPAAQTSGKTIANQINFLKKHGLSAYARKLAQRNMGLNITEDLQSKICGSIDFNTYNNLTAESMVTLGVNRYPSFRFPLQKPDTYSRLRDIEAPMLGACYLTEFTPGLDQMYNIGNEIAAYHNVSEFIELAARLSADKQLRKTLRENGQKRALNDHSIPRSLEKIIDRLK; the protein is encoded by the coding sequence TTGAAGATCTTTTTATCCTTCCTTCAATCCTCAAAAAAGCATACCATAGCGGCTTATGATTTTTGGCAATACTACCTTAAAAATGGTATTGAAGAAACCGGGCATGAATGGACAGAGCATCCTGATGTTGATTGGGCGCGTGGCTTGGTTCCGCAAAGCAAACCTGAATTAGCGGCATGGCGTAGCGATGCATGGGATAAAACACTTACCTATCTAAAAGCACAGCCCGCAGATCTGTTTCTGAGTTATTTATACCCCGAACAGATTGACGTTAACGCCATAAACGAAATAAAAAAAATGGGCATACCCTGCGTTAACTTTTATTGCGATAACGTAAGGCAGTTTACCACCGTTCCCAAACAATTCAAGGTATTTGACCTGAACTGGGTGCCTGAACACAAAGCGCTGCCCATGTATAAAAAAGCGGGATGTTCATTTATAAATTTGCCTATGCCTATGTGGATAACGCCGCAATATCGCGTAGGGAAAACCGAAAAAAACAACAAGCTGGTATTTATAGGATCAAAAGATGTGCAACGCGTATTATTATTCGAACAAATTGTAAAGCGTCAATCTGATATTGATCTGCATATATATGGTAATGGTTGGAAGGGCAATTGTTCACAACAGTTGCAACCTGCCGCTCAAACATCCGGCAAAACAATAGCCAACCAGATAAACTTTTTAAAAAAACACGGTTTAAGCGCCTACGCCCGTAAGTTAGCCCAACGAAATATGGGGCTTAACATAACTGAAGACCTTCAATCAAAAATATGCGGCAGTATTGACTTCAATACTTATAACAATCTCACTGCCGAAAGTATGGTAACTTTAGGGGTTAACAGATACCCGTCATTTCGTTTTCCTTTACAAAAGCCAGATACCTACTCCAGGTTACGAGACATTGAAGCGCCGATGCTTGGTGCCTGTTACCTCACGGAGTTTACACCGGGGTTAGACCAAATGTATAACATTGGTAATGAGATAGCCGCGTACCACAACGTAAGTGAGTTTATTGAGTTAGCTGCCCGATTAAGTGCTGATAAACAGCTGAGAAAAACGCTTAGAGAGAATGGCCAGAAACGTGCATTGAATGATCACAGTATTCCCAGGTCGTTAGAAAAGATAATTGATCGACTTAAATAA
- a CDS encoding glycosyltransferase, translating to MKPVNLYFRVPPQGYKFIPGDRYLLNLLRKLAGLKKVSGVERVFVNLCKSLDELKVKYTVNKPFKLLQPDEPVVVLGSGKYSLQGYQQPNKIIAGIALMTHPNEWPTLFTEYPVALYLQHSDWTNNLYAKHFGQERCAIWPAGIDTKAWQPNTTVKQFDVLIYKKIMWNRAEAENAFYQPIVDQLNALGFSYREVVYGHYNATEYKQLLQDCRAMIFLCEHESQGFACGEAMAMNVPVLAWDQGFWLDPKRFDWGETEVQASSVPYFDEKCGLKFNNINAFKTQLPLFWEKVKNNSFAPRAFVEQNLSLQKSAERMLEIINTIYV from the coding sequence TTGAAACCTGTTAACTTGTATTTCCGCGTGCCGCCCCAGGGATATAAGTTTATTCCCGGCGACAGGTATTTATTGAATTTATTGCGAAAACTCGCCGGGCTAAAAAAAGTTAGCGGTGTTGAGCGCGTTTTTGTTAATCTGTGTAAAAGTTTAGACGAGTTAAAAGTTAAATACACCGTAAATAAACCATTTAAATTACTCCAACCTGATGAGCCGGTTGTTGTGCTGGGTTCAGGGAAATACAGTTTGCAAGGGTATCAGCAACCCAATAAAATAATTGCCGGCATTGCCTTAATGACGCATCCTAACGAGTGGCCAACGCTATTTACCGAATATCCGGTAGCGCTATACTTACAACATTCCGATTGGACCAATAACCTGTACGCAAAGCATTTTGGCCAGGAACGTTGCGCCATATGGCCCGCCGGTATTGATACCAAAGCTTGGCAACCCAACACCACCGTTAAACAGTTTGACGTTTTGATATACAAAAAGATAATGTGGAACCGCGCTGAAGCGGAAAACGCTTTTTATCAACCTATTGTAGATCAACTCAACGCTTTAGGCTTTAGCTACCGGGAAGTGGTTTACGGCCATTATAATGCTACCGAATATAAACAGTTGTTGCAGGATTGCCGCGCCATGATATTTTTATGCGAGCATGAAAGTCAGGGGTTTGCATGCGGTGAGGCCATGGCTATGAACGTACCTGTGCTGGCCTGGGATCAGGGCTTTTGGCTGGACCCCAAACGTTTTGATTGGGGCGAAACAGAAGTGCAGGCGTCGTCAGTTCCTTACTTTGATGAGAAGTGCGGGCTTAAGTTTAATAATATCAATGCCTTTAAAACACAACTGCCCCTGTTTTGGGAAAAAGTAAAAAACAACTCGTTTGCACCGCGCGCCTTTGTTGAGCAGAACCTGTCACTTCAAAAAAGTGCGGAACGAATGCTGGAGATCATCAATACAATATACGTATGA
- a CDS encoding glycosyltransferase family 4 protein, with translation MNILLIMDPGIPVPPLQYGGHERLVYMFAEEYTRLGHHVTLLAGPGSKISGEVVEFGVNDLDRSKKQRNMEMLFAWKYLRKNHSRFDLIHNFGRLMYLLPVLNKPVKKIMTYGRPVSKKGIKIVTTLPNRNLVFTACSNYCVSTGNVAGKWHTVYNAIDFSRYHTAQQVPDDAPLMFLGRLDKIKGAHTAIAVAKATGHQLILAGNIPHTPDNLEYFKNEVEPLIDGEQIKYVGALNDEEKNYWLKQAKALLFPIEWDEPFGIVMIEAMACGTPVIAFKRGSVPEVVQNGVNGFICNTTDEMIDALQRVDKIDRQQVRASAEKRFAVSVIADNYLQL, from the coding sequence ATGAACATTCTGCTTATAATGGATCCCGGCATACCTGTACCACCGCTGCAATATGGTGGGCATGAGCGACTTGTTTACATGTTTGCAGAAGAATATACGCGCTTGGGCCACCACGTTACGCTGCTGGCGGGCCCGGGCTCAAAAATAAGCGGCGAAGTGGTTGAATTTGGCGTGAATGATCTTGATCGTTCAAAAAAACAGCGGAACATGGAAATGCTGTTTGCATGGAAGTACCTGCGTAAAAATCACAGCAGATTTGACCTTATACATAATTTTGGCCGCCTGATGTACCTGTTGCCTGTACTTAACAAACCGGTAAAAAAAATCATGACCTACGGCAGGCCGGTCAGCAAAAAGGGCATCAAAATAGTAACCACATTACCCAACCGCAATCTGGTATTTACGGCCTGCAGCAATTACTGCGTATCAACCGGTAATGTGGCCGGTAAATGGCATACTGTTTATAACGCTATAGATTTTTCCCGGTATCATACTGCACAGCAAGTTCCTGATGATGCACCTTTAATGTTTTTAGGCCGGCTGGATAAAATAAAAGGAGCCCATACTGCTATTGCGGTAGCCAAAGCAACAGGTCACCAACTTATACTTGCCGGTAATATACCTCATACTCCTGATAACCTGGAGTATTTTAAAAACGAGGTTGAACCGCTAATTGACGGCGAGCAAATAAAATATGTAGGCGCCCTTAATGATGAAGAAAAAAATTACTGGCTAAAACAGGCGAAAGCGCTTTTGTTCCCTATTGAGTGGGATGAACCATTCGGTATTGTAATGATAGAAGCAATGGCATGCGGCACGCCGGTTATTGCTTTCAAAAGAGGATCGGTACCAGAAGTGGTGCAAAACGGCGTTAATGGATTTATTTGCAACACTACCGACGAAATGATAGATGCATTACAGCGCGTTGATAAGATTGATAGACAACAGGTTAGAGCATCCGCCGAAAAAAGGTTTGCGGTTAGCGTTATAGCGGATAATTATCTTCAACTTTAA
- a CDS encoding glycosyltransferase family protein: MPSVVLISSGQPSLNPRLVKEADALAQAGYNVTVFYAYWNEWGTEYDRQLSPSRKWKSVRVGGSPENGRITFMLSKIVQKLGRTFKSSAWGFMGLSRASFHLAKEVKKHKADLYIAHNLGALPAACIAAAKHNKPCGFDAEDFHRNETSDDAANADVLLKSAIEDKYIPRLSYLTASSPLIAAQYKTLYPLLNPVVVLNVFDKVDIEPAKHQKPLKLFWFSQTIGRGRGIEDVVSALSTLNAKNFELHLLGHIPVYSQQFVEEIIATGISVKFYAPIPPDEVISFAAQFDLGLALEQRKPLNRDLCLTNKIFTYLQAGLGVIATETTAQATFMNLNKAIGSTFKNNDSAELAGLLSDYQQNRDKLNTCKLASLKLADTTYNWKIESKKFLKVVEETI; the protein is encoded by the coding sequence ATGCCTTCGGTAGTACTCATATCATCCGGCCAACCATCACTTAACCCGCGCCTGGTAAAAGAAGCCGACGCGTTAGCCCAGGCCGGTTATAATGTTACCGTATTTTATGCCTATTGGAACGAGTGGGGAACCGAATATGACAGGCAATTATCACCAAGCCGTAAATGGAAGTCGGTAAGAGTTGGCGGATCTCCCGAAAACGGTCGTATAACTTTCATGCTCAGCAAAATAGTTCAAAAGCTCGGCAGAACCTTTAAAAGTAGTGCATGGGGTTTTATGGGTTTATCAAGGGCGAGTTTCCATCTGGCGAAGGAGGTAAAAAAACACAAGGCAGATCTTTACATAGCTCACAACTTGGGTGCGCTGCCTGCCGCCTGTATAGCCGCAGCAAAGCACAATAAACCATGTGGTTTTGATGCAGAAGATTTTCACAGAAACGAAACAAGTGACGATGCTGCCAATGCTGATGTGCTATTAAAATCGGCTATTGAAGATAAATATATTCCGCGGTTAAGCTACTTGACTGCAAGTAGTCCGCTAATAGCAGCGCAGTACAAAACTTTATATCCACTATTAAATCCCGTTGTGGTTTTGAATGTTTTTGATAAAGTTGATATAGAACCGGCTAAACATCAAAAGCCGCTTAAACTATTTTGGTTTTCCCAAACCATCGGTCGCGGGCGAGGAATTGAGGATGTTGTTAGTGCCTTATCCACCTTGAATGCTAAAAATTTTGAGTTGCATCTGTTAGGCCATATACCCGTTTACAGTCAGCAGTTTGTGGAGGAGATCATTGCAACAGGAATTAGTGTAAAATTTTATGCACCCATCCCGCCCGATGAAGTTATATCCTTTGCTGCACAGTTTGATCTGGGTTTAGCACTCGAACAAAGAAAACCTTTAAACAGAGATCTCTGCTTAACCAATAAAATATTCACCTATTTGCAGGCCGGATTGGGAGTTATAGCCACAGAAACCACCGCTCAGGCAACATTCATGAATTTGAATAAGGCAATAGGCAGCACATTTAAAAATAATGACAGCGCTGAGTTAGCGGGCTTACTATCAGACTATCAGCAAAACAGGGACAAACTTAACACCTGTAAACTGGCTTCGCTTAAACTGGCCGATACCACTTACAACTGGAAAATTGAAAGCAAAAAATTTCTGAAAGTAGTTGAAGAAACGATATGA
- a CDS encoding glycosyltransferase encodes MKRVLIISPYFPPSNAADMQRVRMSLPYFKEFGWEAEVVTVAPEYSDMVKDELLLQSLPSSIKIHTVKAFPQKLTSKFGLGSLALRSLWFYKMKVSQLLKQGKFDLVYFSTTQFPVSILGRYWKKKLGVPYVIDMQDPWHSDYYKDKPKSQQPKKYWFSYRLNKYLEPIAMKAVDGLISVSEQYITDLQNRYPNLKNILAATITFGAFEPDNDIALNNAHRFPALLDKQTKNMVYIGRGGADMHKAIKPVFKALAWFVKNNPEVKLKLYFIGTCYAASGSGTATIMPLAVEHGVENYVVEITDRISYYHTLITLQQADALFMPGSDDPKYTASKIYPYLFTGKPLLTIFNSQSPAMKVFELCKAEYAYSYDNTPLLEEKILAFVGLLVNNALERPDYDKNALQQYTALQMTEKQCKLFDKVI; translated from the coding sequence ATGAAAAGAGTGCTCATCATATCGCCGTACTTCCCTCCCAGCAACGCTGCCGATATGCAACGCGTGAGAATGAGTTTACCCTATTTTAAAGAGTTTGGATGGGAAGCCGAGGTGGTTACCGTTGCGCCTGAATATTCAGATATGGTAAAAGATGAGCTTTTACTGCAAAGTTTACCATCATCTATTAAAATACATACAGTAAAAGCTTTTCCGCAAAAACTAACTTCAAAATTCGGCTTGGGTAGCCTGGCGCTCCGCTCACTTTGGTTTTATAAAATGAAAGTGAGTCAACTTTTAAAGCAAGGGAAATTTGACCTGGTATATTTTTCAACCACCCAATTCCCGGTTAGTATTTTAGGAAGGTATTGGAAAAAAAAGTTGGGTGTGCCTTATGTGATAGACATGCAGGACCCATGGCATTCTGATTACTATAAAGATAAGCCTAAAAGTCAGCAACCTAAAAAATATTGGTTTTCTTATCGCCTCAACAAATATCTGGAACCTATAGCCATGAAAGCTGTTGATGGCTTGATCAGTGTTTCTGAACAATATATAACCGACCTGCAGAATAGGTATCCAAATCTAAAAAATATCCTGGCGGCAACTATTACATTCGGCGCCTTTGAACCTGATAATGACATCGCGTTAAATAATGCCCACAGATTCCCTGCTTTATTGGACAAACAGACCAAAAACATGGTTTATATCGGTCGTGGCGGGGCGGATATGCACAAGGCGATCAAGCCGGTTTTTAAGGCTTTAGCCTGGTTTGTTAAAAATAATCCTGAGGTTAAGTTAAAACTATATTTTATTGGTACCTGTTATGCGGCATCAGGCAGCGGTACAGCAACCATAATGCCGCTGGCAGTTGAGCATGGTGTAGAAAATTATGTTGTTGAGATAACAGACAGGATAAGTTATTATCACACCCTCATCACTTTGCAACAGGCAGATGCATTGTTCATGCCCGGATCAGACGATCCAAAGTACACGGCATCGAAAATTTATCCCTACCTGTTTACAGGCAAACCGTTATTAACAATATTCAATTCGCAAAGCCCGGCAATGAAGGTGTTTGAATTATGCAAAGCTGAATACGCATATTCATATGATAACACCCCGTTGTTAGAAGAAAAAATACTTGCCTTTGTGGGCTTATTAGTAAATAATGCCCTTGAGCGGCCCGATTATGATAAAAACGCTTTGCAGCAGTACACCGCCTTACAGATGACGGAGAAACAGTGCAAGCTATTTGATAAAGTTATATAG